Proteins found in one Pseudarthrobacter chlorophenolicus A6 genomic segment:
- a CDS encoding ParB family protein: protein MPRKNKSFSPYFTESDADQVRAAVQEAGHFEGYASITDLIEAATLREVKRLQRKYNGGRKWPGVPAGELRPGQRTREEIRHRNEGR, encoded by the coding sequence ATGCCTAGGAAGAACAAATCCTTCTCGCCCTACTTCACCGAGTCCGACGCCGACCAGGTGCGCGCGGCCGTCCAGGAAGCCGGTCACTTCGAGGGGTACGCGTCCATCACCGACCTGATCGAGGCCGCGACGCTGCGGGAAGTGAAGCGGCTGCAGCGCAAGTACAACGGCGGCAGGAAATGGCCGGGGGTCCCGGCGGGGGAACTCCGCCCCGGGCAGCGCACCCGCGAAGAAATCCGACACCGCAACGAGGGCAGGTAA
- a CDS encoding DNA-binding protein: MSPSAKDRVFAAAEQISAERRPTVSTVRHAAGVSNADATRYLKEWNEEKLAAGGQVAATPPALLEQATRLTAAVWAEASTQAAARHTAVETAWAQERKDKDQEIAELVADLDRAAAEKESAAAEFQARITGLESGVKALEQRLAALGAELQEARAAERASAAAAAEAERKLASAEARSTTLEKVHNALLQRVAPETKAPDA; the protein is encoded by the coding sequence GTGAGCCCGAGCGCCAAGGACCGCGTATTTGCTGCTGCCGAGCAGATCAGCGCCGAGCGGCGACCTACCGTGTCCACGGTCCGTCACGCCGCCGGGGTCAGCAACGCGGACGCTACCCGGTACCTGAAGGAATGGAACGAGGAAAAGCTGGCCGCCGGGGGACAGGTGGCCGCGACGCCGCCCGCCCTGCTCGAACAGGCGACCCGGCTCACCGCGGCCGTCTGGGCTGAGGCCTCCACCCAGGCTGCCGCGCGGCACACCGCCGTCGAGACGGCCTGGGCACAGGAACGCAAGGACAAAGACCAGGAAATCGCCGAACTGGTCGCGGACCTGGACAGGGCGGCCGCTGAGAAGGAATCCGCGGCCGCCGAATTTCAAGCCCGAATCACCGGCCTGGAATCCGGAGTGAAGGCTTTGGAGCAGCGGCTGGCCGCCCTGGGTGCAGAGCTCCAAGAAGCACGAGCGGCCGAACGCGCTTCCGCCGCCGCGGCGGCGGAGGCGGAGAGGAAGCTGGCCAGCGCCGAGGCGCGGAGCACCACCTTGGAGAAGGTACACAACGCGTTATTGCAACGCGTCGCCCCCGAGACCAAGGCTCCCGATGCCTAG